The following proteins come from a genomic window of Proteiniphilum propionicum:
- a CDS encoding E2/UBC family protein, producing MALLFDEDYEILASSGLEFEEDEATRFLVIKDFPLKPGLYEYANQPIEKVDVLVVIPPNYNTSGNDMFWFYPPLTRADKKQIPAAFIFGQGDSRIHKGKEFCRWSRHFTADTWKPKIDNIQKILSRIEWALKKPDAQR from the coding sequence ATGGCTTTGTTATTTGATGAAGATTACGAAATTCTTGCAAGCTCTGGACTCGAATTTGAGGAGGATGAAGCAACGAGATTTTTAGTAATTAAGGATTTTCCGTTAAAACCCGGACTATACGAATACGCCAACCAACCTATCGAAAAAGTTGATGTGTTAGTCGTCATTCCTCCAAATTATAACACAAGTGGAAATGACATGTTTTGGTTTTATCCTCCTTTGACAAGAGCAGATAAGAAACAAATTCCAGCTGCATTTATTTTTGGACAAGGAGATTCTCGGATACATAAAGGGAAGGAATTTTGTCGATGGTCGAGGCATTTTACAGCAGATACTTGGAAACCCAAAATTGATAATATTCAAAAAATATTAAGCCGGATTGAGTGGGCTTTGAAAAAACCTGATGCACAAAGATGA
- a CDS encoding multiubiquitin domain-containing protein produces MSKKFKFKIENEMHDWENQFITGAEVRAIPPGIPASMDLFVKRQGKPGELVENDQKIDLDEPGIEKFYSQVANSTPGI; encoded by the coding sequence ATGAGCAAAAAATTTAAATTTAAAATCGAGAATGAAATGCATGATTGGGAAAATCAATTCATTACAGGTGCAGAAGTTAGAGCAATTCCGCCAGGAATTCCGGCAAGTATGGATTTATTTGTAAAAAGGCAAGGCAAACCCGGAGAGCTTGTTGAAAATGACCAGAAGATAGATTTAGATGAACCGGGAATTGAAAAATTTTACTCGCAAGTTGCTAATTCAACGCCCGGCATTTAA
- a CDS encoding DUF3800 domain-containing protein, which yields MADTYFCFSDECGDYKPNLTDIQLRNHPFYIRTTLLMNSNEWKTLNLNFRELKKKYGLSISKEIKWANLWTLRSFQKNKKKIPERFRLQHIEQIDYHVLIDFVEESLALINLLNEKKIIATYTKNSNRYPTNEKSMISFHLQEHMQRLEMELQVDEGNLGVLFFDPIGNEKNEMFRQFYYELFENGDYIESYKFIKDSLNIENSHHSVGIQLADYISGAFSSILKASIDNDYSRGVKMFYESVYPNLRRGRNGEIQGYGIREVPRSVPTRNWLVGQMNNFKPKTG from the coding sequence ATGGCTGACACCTATTTCTGTTTTAGTGATGAATGCGGGGATTACAAACCCAATTTGACTGACATACAGTTAAGGAATCATCCATTCTATATCAGAACAACTTTACTGATGAACTCTAATGAATGGAAAACGCTAAACCTTAATTTTAGAGAATTAAAAAAGAAATACGGACTTTCTATTTCGAAAGAAATAAAGTGGGCTAATCTTTGGACCCTAAGAAGTTTTCAGAAAAACAAGAAAAAAATCCCTGAACGTTTTAGACTGCAACACATTGAACAAATAGACTATCACGTATTAATAGATTTTGTTGAAGAGTCACTTGCTTTGATTAATTTATTAAATGAGAAAAAAATTATTGCGACTTACACTAAGAACTCAAACCGATACCCAACCAATGAAAAATCAATGATTTCCTTTCATTTGCAAGAACATATGCAAAGACTAGAAATGGAATTACAGGTTGACGAAGGGAATTTAGGCGTTCTATTTTTTGACCCAATTGGGAATGAAAAAAACGAAATGTTCCGACAGTTTTACTATGAACTTTTTGAAAATGGAGATTATATTGAAAGTTATAAATTCATAAAGGACAGTTTGAACATTGAAAATTCTCATCATTCCGTTGGTATTCAACTAGCAGACTATATTTCAGGAGCATTCAGTTCTATACTAAAAGCTTCAATAGACAATGACTATTCTCGGGGTGTAAAAATGTTCTATGAATCTGTATATCCAAATTTAAGACGTGGACGGAATGGTGAAATTCAAGGTTACGGAATTAGAGAAGTTCCAAGAAGTGTCCCTACGAGAAATTGGTTGGTTGGACAAATGAATAATTTTAAACCAAAGACAGGATGA
- a CDS encoding helix-turn-helix domain-containing protein has translation METKEQKLKNTHHGHAIKRFRHTLGIKQEALAAEMGLSQALISTYEQRKVLNDDVIERFAKALNVAPELIKELEEDPVTYIIENNTFEKGSVGNIASTNENCGNTYNPIEQILELSKEKTVLYERMLELEKEKSALLEKLLEDRK, from the coding sequence ATGGAAACAAAAGAACAAAAATTAAAAAACACCCATCACGGGCATGCTATCAAGCGTTTCCGTCATACATTGGGCATCAAGCAGGAAGCACTCGCCGCCGAAATGGGGCTTAGCCAGGCACTGATTTCCACCTATGAACAGAGGAAGGTCCTCAATGACGATGTTATCGAACGTTTTGCCAAAGCCCTGAACGTGGCTCCCGAACTGATCAAGGAATTGGAAGAAGATCCGGTAACTTATATCATCGAAAATAATACATTTGAAAAGGGAAGTGTGGGGAATATAGCCTCTACAAATGAAAATTGTGGAAATACGTATAATCCAATCGAACAGATTCTCGAACTGAGTAAGGAAAAAACAGTCCTCTACGAACGGATGCTCGAACTGGAAAAAGAGAAGAGCGCCCTTTTGGAGAAGTTGTTAGAGGACAGGAAATAG
- a CDS encoding SusC/RagA family TonB-linked outer membrane protein: MKQMFSSVKKGMFFLFMWSFSLCLLAQNITVRGTVTDTSGEPLIGVTVQVKGTSVGTVTDIDGTFILSNVPSNATLEISYVSMASQSVAVNGRTTLNIVLQEDAETLDEVVVVGYGVQKKETLTGAIAQVRGEELENRITSNMTSALQGVLANVNVSINNQGGEPGSVPSINIRGYGSLSGSNPLVIIDGVESKLENINPNDVESIAVMKDATATAIFGSRAAFGVLNIKTKRGRDTAGKISVRLNSTFGMNGPVNLPQPASGYEWLYTLDTAFHNAGLTSPITSETLQKARENHENPGTHPAITVNPTNPDRFTSYYDAVGNTNWYQVYYKPWALTQKHDINVSGGSQKANYFISGGFYNEDGIYRIGDEKFQRYNFVANIDSKISNWLSLQFNNRYTRRDIDTPHNYSDIGDFHHSIARTWSNMPEKDPNGNYYESYHLLLSQAGRNKRNQNELLNSVNVILEPLKGWKINFETNIRQNFNNQTNHKKTVYSTLADGITKSRSGVSFPNFYLENCSRDFYNTNNLYSNFDLNIAKHKITFMGGMQNEYYYHTSVEGRNNDLVTESVPSLRTATGQIYLSGYKGHWSTLSYFGRINYNFNDKFLFEVLGRYNGSSRFAPGYNWGFFPAFSAGYVISNNEFWEDNLASKVSFLKIRGSMGEVGNQDVANYLYLPTMGITKNLNWIINGARPIYVRAAGLISPDVTWETVRTANIGFDSYFLNNRLSLIYDYFVRETKNMFGPAESLPATLGASAPKRNNADLQTKGFEMQIAWRDKIGDLGYNMAFNLSDNQTTITRYKNDNGVLSDYYVGRKIGEIWGYNTVGIYQSQEEADAGPDQTYFFSRWGEGDIEYADLNKDGKINPGNNTLDDHGDLSIIGNSTPHFSYGINLGLDWKNFDLSVFCQGVGKRDAAPSGNMFYGITGDVWQSSVFVQHLDYWSSENPNAYYPKPYLGTNEHSKNIQTQTRFLQNAAYFRLKSFQFGYTLPVEKKIKFPIEKIRFFITGENLFTLTKMNKTFDPETAFVGAYGSGKAYPLRRTFSFGLNVDL, encoded by the coding sequence ATGAAACAAATGTTTTCAAGTGTAAAAAAAGGGATGTTTTTTCTCTTTATGTGGTCATTTTCCTTATGCCTGCTTGCCCAAAACATAACGGTAAGAGGCACGGTAACCGATACTTCGGGAGAACCGTTGATAGGCGTAACGGTGCAGGTGAAAGGAACATCCGTAGGCACAGTTACCGATATCGATGGCACTTTTATTCTTTCAAACGTCCCTTCCAACGCTACTTTAGAAATATCTTACGTGAGTATGGCTTCACAAAGTGTTGCTGTTAACGGAAGAACAACCCTCAATATCGTGTTACAGGAGGATGCGGAAACGCTCGATGAAGTGGTTGTTGTGGGCTATGGGGTACAGAAAAAGGAAACCCTCACAGGTGCCATTGCCCAGGTCAGAGGAGAGGAACTGGAAAACCGAATAACCTCTAACATGACATCTGCATTACAAGGAGTTTTGGCTAACGTAAATGTCTCCATTAACAATCAAGGAGGCGAGCCCGGCTCGGTTCCCTCTATTAATATCCGTGGCTATGGTTCTTTGTCGGGAAGCAATCCATTGGTAATTATTGATGGTGTTGAGTCTAAGTTGGAAAATATAAACCCGAATGACGTTGAATCTATTGCTGTCATGAAAGATGCTACCGCGACAGCTATTTTTGGTTCCAGGGCAGCTTTTGGAGTACTCAACATAAAAACGAAAAGGGGAAGGGATACCGCAGGAAAAATATCGGTCCGGCTTAATTCTACTTTCGGAATGAATGGCCCTGTTAATCTTCCTCAACCTGCTTCAGGTTATGAATGGTTGTACACATTGGATACAGCTTTTCACAATGCAGGGTTAACCTCTCCCATAACAAGCGAAACGTTACAAAAAGCCAGGGAGAACCACGAAAATCCCGGTACACATCCTGCTATCACGGTTAATCCGACTAATCCTGATCGGTTTACCAGCTATTACGATGCTGTTGGTAACACTAACTGGTATCAGGTGTATTATAAACCGTGGGCACTTACGCAAAAACATGATATCAACGTAAGCGGAGGAAGTCAAAAAGCTAACTATTTCATCTCAGGTGGTTTCTATAATGAAGATGGAATTTACAGAATTGGAGATGAGAAATTCCAACGGTATAATTTCGTTGCGAATATTGATTCAAAAATCAGCAATTGGCTATCGTTACAATTCAACAACAGATACACACGGCGCGATATAGATACACCTCATAACTACTCCGACATTGGGGACTTTCATCATTCAATTGCCAGAACCTGGTCGAATATGCCGGAAAAAGATCCAAACGGCAACTATTACGAAAGTTATCACTTGTTGTTATCACAAGCGGGCAGGAACAAAAGAAATCAAAATGAATTGTTGAATAGCGTCAATGTTATTCTTGAACCTCTTAAAGGCTGGAAAATTAACTTTGAAACCAATATACGCCAGAATTTCAATAACCAGACCAACCATAAAAAAACGGTCTACAGTACATTGGCGGATGGTATAACTAAAAGCAGGAGCGGGGTTTCTTTTCCGAATTTTTATCTGGAAAACTGTTCCCGTGACTTTTACAACACCAACAATTTATACTCTAATTTTGATTTAAATATCGCAAAGCATAAAATTACTTTTATGGGCGGTATGCAGAATGAATATTATTACCATACATCCGTAGAAGGTAGAAATAATGACTTGGTTACAGAATCAGTCCCGTCCTTAAGAACAGCTACGGGCCAAATTTATCTCTCCGGTTATAAAGGCCATTGGAGCACTTTAAGTTACTTTGGCCGGATAAACTACAATTTCAACGATAAGTTCTTATTCGAAGTACTTGGCAGATACAATGGTTCTTCCAGGTTTGCACCCGGATATAACTGGGGGTTTTTCCCCGCGTTCTCGGCAGGTTACGTAATCTCAAACAATGAATTTTGGGAGGATAACCTGGCATCTAAAGTCAGCTTTTTAAAGATTCGAGGTTCTATGGGTGAGGTGGGTAACCAGGACGTTGCAAATTATTTATACCTGCCGACAATGGGTATAACTAAAAACCTCAACTGGATAATTAATGGCGCTCGTCCCATATACGTTAGAGCAGCCGGATTAATATCACCTGATGTGACCTGGGAAACGGTACGGACAGCAAATATTGGATTTGACTCTTACTTTTTGAATAACAGGTTGAGCTTGATTTATGATTATTTCGTAAGGGAGACAAAAAATATGTTTGGCCCGGCAGAAAGCTTGCCGGCAACTTTAGGAGCATCTGCGCCAAAAAGAAATAATGCAGACCTCCAGACCAAAGGGTTTGAAATGCAAATAGCATGGCGTGATAAAATTGGTGATTTGGGATACAACATGGCTTTTAATCTTTCAGACAACCAGACAACAATTACCAGGTATAAAAATGACAATGGGGTACTGTCTGATTATTATGTAGGACGTAAGATAGGGGAGATCTGGGGATATAATACCGTGGGTATCTATCAAAGCCAGGAAGAAGCTGATGCCGGCCCCGATCAAACATATTTTTTCTCACGGTGGGGTGAGGGGGACATCGAATACGCAGATTTAAATAAGGATGGAAAAATTAATCCCGGAAACAATACGTTAGACGATCATGGCGACTTGTCTATTATTGGAAACTCAACTCCGCACTTTAGCTACGGTATTAATCTTGGACTTGACTGGAAGAATTTTGATCTAAGTGTTTTTTGTCAGGGTGTTGGCAAGCGTGATGCAGCACCGTCGGGTAATATGTTTTACGGAATAACAGGAGACGTATGGCAAAGCAGTGTTTTCGTTCAACATCTGGATTACTGGAGTTCGGAAAATCCGAACGCTTATTATCCAAAACCCTATTTAGGTACGAATGAACATTCAAAAAACATTCAGACTCAGACTCGTTTTCTGCAAAATGCAGCTTACTTCAGGTTGAAGAGTTTTCAATTTGGATATACACTCCCGGTAGAAAAAAAGATAAAATTCCCAATTGAGAAAATCAGATTTTTTATCACGGGTGAAAACTTATTTACACTAACTAAAATGAATAAAACATTTGATCCTGAAACTGCATTTGTTGGGGCTTACGGATCGGGAAAAGCTTATCCCCTGAGAAGAACTTTTTCGTTTGGATTAAATGTTGATTTATAA
- a CDS encoding RagB/SusD family nutrient uptake outer membrane protein, which produces MKKIIYLIVFSFTVLTSCDLDDYLNKTPLDSITDVDYWKSASDLQLYVNQFYTMLPQFPSWGGGYLWEDNNSDNMASRFYDNRLAGTNTITTNNGSWDYSRIRSINIMLKKYKEMSVSESEIAPYVGEAYFFRAFAYFNLVRQYGDVPYVSQVLTPDSEELFAARTPRKEVIDYILDDLSQAIEKLPPKAASTRNRINKESALLYKSRVALYEGTWEKYHQETVFGVKGSNGQEYLEIAASAAKQLMDMNTIELYSTGNPEVDYASLFNRDDLSGIGEVLLSRDYNISLNTVHNLQRYTTSGAGTGLTKSLIESYLCVDGKPISLSPLYRGDKSLEMVVENRDPRLRQMIYWKEGEPRRTQNGVLVPGYEFTRPYIDQGGEGGNTTGYMLKKGLDTESKGQPEQNASETSMPIFRYAEALLNYAEAKAELGTITQNDIDLTINKIRSRSAMPDLSLHSMANDPDWQFPELSPIINEVRRERRVELACEGYRADDLLRWRAHHLIVGKRPLGYWFDKDFWTGVQDSEDNYVDGGPLLIPGKDIFVNEDGYLDPYQKNLPNGFGFKPDRDYLYPVPPAQISLNGELTQNPGWE; this is translated from the coding sequence ATGAAAAAAATTATATATTTAATAGTATTCTCCTTTACGGTTCTCACAAGTTGTGATTTGGATGATTACCTGAATAAAACACCGCTTGACTCCATTACAGATGTCGATTATTGGAAGTCTGCATCGGACCTGCAGCTATACGTTAATCAATTTTACACGATGCTGCCTCAATTTCCCAGCTGGGGAGGAGGATATCTGTGGGAAGATAACAACAGTGACAATATGGCAAGCCGCTTTTATGATAATCGTTTAGCCGGAACCAACACGATTACGACAAATAACGGAAGTTGGGATTATTCACGAATCAGGAGCATCAATATCATGTTAAAAAAATACAAAGAGATGAGTGTTTCCGAGTCTGAAATAGCTCCATATGTGGGTGAGGCATATTTCTTCAGAGCATTTGCATACTTTAATCTAGTAAGACAGTATGGGGATGTTCCGTATGTTTCGCAAGTGCTGACCCCTGATTCAGAAGAACTTTTTGCAGCACGTACCCCCCGTAAAGAGGTTATCGACTACATTCTGGATGACCTTTCCCAGGCAATAGAAAAACTACCTCCTAAAGCAGCATCAACACGTAATCGCATCAATAAGGAGTCCGCTCTTTTATATAAATCGCGAGTGGCTCTTTATGAAGGAACATGGGAGAAGTATCATCAGGAAACTGTCTTTGGAGTGAAGGGTAGTAATGGACAGGAATACCTGGAAATCGCTGCCTCTGCGGCGAAGCAGCTGATGGACATGAATACCATAGAACTATACTCCACCGGCAATCCCGAAGTTGATTATGCTTCATTGTTTAACCGTGATGACCTAAGCGGTATAGGTGAGGTTTTACTCTCGAGGGATTATAATATTTCGCTGAACACAGTGCATAATCTTCAACGATATACAACGAGCGGCGCCGGAACGGGATTGACTAAATCGCTAATAGAGAGCTACCTGTGCGTGGACGGAAAGCCTATATCTTTAAGCCCGTTATATAGGGGTGACAAGTCATTGGAAATGGTAGTGGAGAATAGGGATCCACGATTAAGGCAAATGATTTATTGGAAAGAAGGGGAGCCCAGAAGAACCCAAAACGGAGTTTTAGTACCCGGATATGAATTTACCCGGCCTTACATAGATCAGGGCGGGGAAGGAGGAAACACTACGGGTTATATGTTGAAAAAGGGGCTTGACACCGAATCAAAAGGACAACCGGAACAAAATGCATCGGAAACATCCATGCCTATCTTTCGCTATGCAGAGGCACTTTTAAATTATGCGGAAGCAAAAGCGGAGCTCGGGACTATAACACAAAACGATATAGATTTGACAATAAACAAAATTCGTTCAAGGTCAGCCATGCCGGATCTAAGTTTACACTCCATGGCGAACGATCCTGATTGGCAGTTTCCGGAACTTTCACCCATTATTAACGAGGTGCGTAGGGAAAGAAGAGTAGAACTGGCGTGTGAAGGATATAGGGCTGATGACCTGCTGAGATGGAGGGCGCATCATTTGATTGTTGGCAAACGTCCTCTTGGTTACTGGTTCGACAAGGACTTCTGGACGGGAGTTCAGGATAGTGAGGATAACTATGTAGATGGAGGCCCTTTGTTAATTCCTGGAAAAGATATTTTTGTGAATGAAGACGGCTACCTCGATCCGTATCAGAAAAATCTACCAAACGGGTTCGGATTCAAACCCGACAGGGATTATTTATATCCGGTTCCTCCTGCCCAAATATCACTGAACGGTGAGTTGACGCAAAACCCGGGTTGGGAGTGA
- a CDS encoding DUF4091 domain-containing protein, with protein MEKILAESSFFPGSQEAISEVVRGEHASLQFVVRSPYTINNLRVTVTRASHKDKLLPASKVRFVGFVKVGRSIWDYSRDRINSPSGYFPDPLLEEDEIDVKFGNSQPIWITIPIPSDASPGLYSGKVIINGNIENKEFHIEKDYSVRVYPVTIDKTSLWITNWFTIDAAQLKWMNRGKDFESFSPQHWEYIRKLAKMMAEYRQNSARISPLDLSDFAFINGKWQVDFSRFDKVVEIFIQEGVIGRLEGGHIGTREGNWDSQFVVRVPSVNRNAENRFEKLPLSNERARQFYVDFFTSLKQHLKEKGWEGSYLQYIADEPTPTNVQSYVEIARFVKQVYPEIKIIEATHSKDLEDIVDIYVPQLDFMNKDYDFYNNINKNSEGKEAWFYTCLSPKGEYANRFIELPLLKTRYIHWLNFKYNIPGYLHWGLNQWRTDPWDEQTSINYEGGNILPGGDSWIIYPKDDKLLSSIRFEAMRDGIVDYELFKMLEKKDPEAARDIIDKVIYSYTRYDNNIAAFREHRRKLMELLSE; from the coding sequence ATGGAGAAAATTCTTGCCGAAAGCAGTTTTTTCCCGGGTTCACAAGAAGCAATTAGTGAAGTGGTCCGAGGCGAACATGCCAGTCTACAGTTTGTTGTTCGCTCACCCTATACAATAAACAACTTAAGGGTAACGGTTACCCGAGCATCACATAAAGACAAACTGCTCCCCGCATCGAAAGTAAGATTTGTTGGTTTTGTTAAAGTTGGGCGAAGTATCTGGGATTATTCCCGGGACAGAATCAATTCACCTTCTGGTTATTTTCCCGACCCGTTATTGGAAGAGGATGAGATTGATGTGAAATTTGGTAATTCACAGCCAATTTGGATCACTATACCCATCCCCTCGGATGCCAGCCCCGGACTGTATAGTGGTAAGGTGATAATTAATGGGAATATTGAAAACAAAGAATTTCATATCGAAAAGGACTATTCTGTCAGGGTTTATCCTGTAACAATTGATAAAACCAGTTTATGGATAACAAATTGGTTCACAATAGATGCGGCTCAACTTAAATGGATGAACCGGGGTAAAGATTTTGAATCTTTTTCTCCACAACATTGGGAGTATATCCGGAAACTGGCAAAAATGATGGCGGAATACAGACAAAACTCGGCCAGAATTTCCCCACTGGATTTATCTGATTTTGCATTCATAAATGGGAAGTGGCAAGTAGATTTCAGCCGATTCGACAAGGTGGTGGAAATTTTCATACAGGAAGGGGTTATAGGCAGGTTAGAAGGAGGGCACATCGGGACGAGAGAAGGTAATTGGGATTCACAGTTTGTGGTGAGGGTGCCTTCAGTGAATAGAAATGCCGAAAATAGGTTTGAAAAATTGCCATTATCCAATGAGCGGGCTCGGCAGTTTTACGTTGATTTTTTCACTTCTCTTAAACAACACCTGAAGGAAAAAGGGTGGGAGGGTAGTTATTTACAATATATTGCCGACGAACCTACGCCTACTAACGTACAAAGTTATGTGGAAATTGCACGGTTTGTCAAGCAAGTTTACCCGGAGATTAAAATTATTGAAGCTACACATAGCAAAGATCTGGAGGATATTGTGGACATATACGTGCCTCAACTGGATTTCATGAACAAGGATTATGATTTTTACAATAACATCAATAAAAACAGTGAAGGGAAAGAAGCATGGTTTTATACATGCCTGTCTCCCAAGGGAGAATACGCCAATCGGTTTATCGAGTTGCCTTTACTTAAAACCCGGTATATACATTGGTTAAACTTCAAGTATAACATACCCGGTTATTTGCATTGGGGGCTCAATCAGTGGCGGACGGATCCCTGGGATGAACAAACTTCAATTAATTATGAAGGAGGAAATATCTTACCCGGAGGCGACTCCTGGATAATTTATCCAAAAGATGATAAACTTCTTAGTTCAATCCGGTTTGAAGCCATGCGTGATGGCATTGTGGATTATGAACTTTTCAAGATGCTCGAAAAGAAAGATCCAGAAGCGGCCCGTGATATCATTGATAAAGTGATTTACAGTTATACCAGATACGATAACAACATAGCTGCGTTCAGAGAGCACAGAAGAAAGTTGATGGAACTGTTATCTGAATGA
- a CDS encoding methyltransferase family protein, which produces MKLILPTILNVITAIVVFYISYLTKFSFILPDILNKKILGLIIVYLGMIIVIWAAWHLKKGFFGGIEPENELLIKTGPYKYIRHPVYLGMTIALLGIPIILKSWIGIIAVFIFFLPSEIYRAKLEEKTLSKKFGKQWDEYLKRSGFFFPSIKK; this is translated from the coding sequence ATGAAATTGATTTTACCTACGATATTAAATGTAATAACAGCAATTGTTGTTTTCTACATTAGCTATCTAACTAAATTTAGCTTTATTCTTCCTGACATTTTAAATAAGAAAATATTAGGATTAATAATTGTTTATTTGGGTATGATCATTGTAATTTGGGCTGCTTGGCATTTAAAAAAAGGCTTTTTCGGGGGTATTGAACCAGAAAATGAACTTTTAATCAAAACTGGTCCATATAAATACATACGACATCCAGTATATTTAGGAATGACAATTGCATTATTAGGAATCCCAATAATTCTTAAAAGTTGGATCGGTATTATTGCTGTATTTATTTTTTTTCTACCAAGTGAAATATATAGAGCAAAACTTGAAGAAAAAACTTTATCTAAAAAGTTTGGAAAACAATGGGATGAATATTTAAAGAGAAGTGGTTTTTTCTTTCCATCGATAAAAAAATGA